The region CCGTTGACGACGTAACGGTCGCCCTTCTTGACCGCGGTGGTCTTGATCTTGGTGGTATCGGTGCCGGTGGTCGGCTCGGTCACGCCCATCGACTGCAGGCGCAGTTCGCCGCTGGCAATCTTGGGCAGGTACAGCTGCTTCTGCTGCTCGGAGCCGTGGCGCAGCAAGGTGCCCATGTTGTACATCTGGCCGTGGCAGGCGCCGGAGTTGCCGCCGGTGCGATTGATCTCTTCCATGATCACGGAGGCCTCGGTCAGCCCGAGACCGGAACCGCCGTATTCTGCCGGAATCAGCGCCGCCAGCCAGCCGGCCTTGGTCAGCGCGTCGACGAACTCTTCCGGATAACCGCGCGCTTCATCGACCTTGCGCCAGTACTCCGGCGGAAAGGTGTTGCAAAGATCGCGCACGGCGTCGCGCAAGTCCTGATAGGCGTCCGACTGAGGAAGCATTAACGGTTCTCCTGCTGATGAATGAGTGGAACTGAGTGAAATGTGTGACGTAATTTCATGTTCAGGCCAGTACAGCCTCGGCCTGCATCGCCAGTTCGCCGCGCAGGTTCTGCGCCCACAGTTCGGCGCGCTTGCCGTCGTCCGACAATGTGCCGCAGATCTCGAAGGCGTCGATGTCGAACAGGCTGCCGACCGCGCGGAAGTTGAATTCCACCAGGCGCGCCAGCGGCAGGTTGCGCCCGAGCAGGTCGACCAGCAGCGTGGCGATCAACGGACCGTGCACGATCAAGCCGGGATAGCCTTCGATGCCGGTGACGTAGCTGCGGTCGTAGTGAATGCGATGGCCATTGAAGGTCAGCGCCGAGTAGCGGAACAGCAGCACCGGATCGGGCTCGATGTGACGACGCCAGTCGGCTTCCTTCGGTGCCTGCCGGGGCGCCACGGGAGCCGCCCCGGGCTGCGGCATGCCGCGATAGACGATGTCGTGTTCTTCATGGATCGCGACCTTGCCGTTGTGCGCGATCTCGTGCGCCACGGTGACGAAGGCCAGCTCGCCGGTCTTGCCCTTCTTGACGTCGACGCTGGCGATGCGCGAAGTCTTGGCCGCGGTGGCGCCGATCGGCAGCGGCGCCGTGAAACGCAGGCGCCCTCCGGCCCACATGCGGCGCGGCAGCGGCACCGGCGGCAAGAAACCGCCGCGGCGCGGATGGCCGTCTTCGCCCACTTCCGACTGACGGCACGCGGTCCAGAAATAGATCCAGTGCCACAGCGGCGGCAAGGCGTCGCCTGCGGCCGGTACTTGCGGATGGTCGAGCGTGGCGGCAAGCGCGGCGGCGAAGCCCGGGTGGATGAAGTCGCTACGGCTTTCGGTCTTGCCGACCCATTGACGCAACAGCGTCAGGTCGATGTCATGCTGGCTCATGAAATACTCGCAGAGGATCGCAGTGAAGTGAGCGGCGGATGAGCGCCGGGTCACGAATGGAGCAGAGTCTGAAGGCCGCAAGTTGTCAAAACAATCTGTATTTTCCGAAGGGGGGCATCGTCTGGCGTGAAGTCATCGATGTGCGGGCGCATCATTTTCCCCGCCGGATTTCCTCCAATGCAGCGCCGCCGCTGGCCTCAATACGCAGCATTTGCGCCGCACCGTTCCGCTGCTATAGTGGCGACACGCCGCCATCCATGCGGCCAAAGTTTATTATTCGATCAACATTCCACGAGAGATCCATGAAGAAAAACCATTTGATGTCGCTCATCGCTGCCCTCGCCTGTACCGCTTCGGCCGCCTCCTTCGCTCAGGTCAATGCCGACAACGCGCTGTTGCAAGCCGCGCAAAAACGCAAGGACGTGCTGGTCAAGGATCTAGGCACGCTGGTCAATATCGATTCCGGCACCGACGACGCCAAGGGACTGGCGCAGGTTGAAGCGATACTGGCGCAGCGCCTGAAGGAAGTCGGCGCCAGCGTGGAAATCGTCGCGGCGCCACCAGCCGCCGGCAAGATGGTGATCGGCAAGCTGCAGGGCAACGGCAGCAAGAACATCATGCTGATGATCCACTACGACACCGTGTTCGGCATCGGCGAAGCGGGCAAGCGCCCCTTCAAGATCACGGGCAACAAGGCCTTCGGTCCGGGCGTGGCGGATGCCAAGGGCGGCGCGCTGCTGATCGTGTACGCGCTGGATATCGCGCGCGAACGGGGCTTCAAGGATTACAAGACGCTGACCGTGCTGTTCAATCCCGATGAAGAAAAAAGCTCGCTCGGTTCGCGCGACATGATCACCAAACTGTCGGCCGACCAGGATTACGTGCTGGTGTTCGAACCGCCTGAAGCCGACGTCGTGACCGTCGCCACCAACGGCATCGCCTACGTCCACCTCGACGTCAAGGGTCGCGCCTCGCACGCCGGTTCGGCGCCGGAAGCAGGCCGCAACGCCGCAGTGGAATTGTCCAACCAGATCATCCAGCTGAAGGACCTGGGCAGCCAGGCCAAGGGCACTACCGTCAACTGGACCGTGATCCAGGCCGGCGATCGCGTCAATATCATTCCTGAAAAAGCCAGCGCCACCGCCGACATGCGCATGTCCGACGTCGGTGAAATCCAGCGTGTGCAGGCCGATGCCGACAAGATCATCCAGAAAAAGCTGATCCCCGAAACCGAGGTCAAGGTCAAGGTGGAAAACCGCCGTCCGCCGTTCAGCAAGAACGCCGACAGCGATCGCCTGGCCGCCACCGCCGACAGCATCTACAAGGAACTGGGCAAGTCGATCACGCCGGTCTCCATGCGCTACGGCACCGATGCCGGCTTCGCCTACAATCCCAAGACCGGCAAGCCGATCGTGCTGGACGGCATGGGCATCGTCGGCGACCGCATCCACTCCTCCGACGAATGGGCCGACCTCGACAGCGTGGTGCCACGCCTGTACCTGACGGTGCGCATGATGGAAGCGATGGGCAAGGGCAAGTAAGCTTCCCGAAACGCAGGAAAATGCCATCAGGAAACCTTCCTGAAAATAGCAACACAAACACATCGGACCGTCATGGTCCGTTGTGTTTTCTGACGTTACAATTGCCGCGTGCCGTTCCGGTACGCGCAATTACAACGAAGCAATGAACAATACGAATCGGGCATGGGAAAGCCCACGATGGTGGTTTTATATCCTGTTGCCGCTGGTCCACTTCGCCAGCGTCAAGCTCACCTTTTTCTGTGCCGTCACTCCCGAGAACGAAGTCGTCGTCTGGCTGCCCAACGCGGTGCTGCTGGCGGCGCTGATGCGCTTTCGCGGACAGCGCGGATGGCTGATGGCGATACTGACCTTCTGCTCCGACACCTTCGCCAACATGGCCGTATTCACGC is a window of Herbaspirillum hiltneri N3 DNA encoding:
- a CDS encoding glutamate carboxypeptidase, which produces MKKNHLMSLIAALACTASAASFAQVNADNALLQAAQKRKDVLVKDLGTLVNIDSGTDDAKGLAQVEAILAQRLKEVGASVEIVAAPPAAGKMVIGKLQGNGSKNIMLMIHYDTVFGIGEAGKRPFKITGNKAFGPGVADAKGGALLIVYALDIARERGFKDYKTLTVLFNPDEEKSSLGSRDMITKLSADQDYVLVFEPPEADVVTVATNGIAYVHLDVKGRASHAGSAPEAGRNAAVELSNQIIQLKDLGSQAKGTTVNWTVIQAGDRVNIIPEKASATADMRMSDVGEIQRVQADADKIIQKKLIPETEVKVKVENRRPPFSKNADSDRLAATADSIYKELGKSITPVSMRYGTDAGFAYNPKTGKPIVLDGMGIVGDRIHSSDEWADLDSVVPRLYLTVRMMEAMGKGK
- a CDS encoding FAS1-like dehydratase domain-containing protein — translated: MSQHDIDLTLLRQWVGKTESRSDFIHPGFAAALAATLDHPQVPAAGDALPPLWHWIYFWTACRQSEVGEDGHPRRGGFLPPVPLPRRMWAGGRLRFTAPLPIGATAAKTSRIASVDVKKGKTGELAFVTVAHEIAHNGKVAIHEEHDIVYRGMPQPGAAPVAPRQAPKEADWRRHIEPDPVLLFRYSALTFNGHRIHYDRSYVTGIEGYPGLIVHGPLIATLLVDLLGRNLPLARLVEFNFRAVGSLFDIDAFEICGTLSDDGKRAELWAQNLRGELAMQAEAVLA